Genomic DNA from Fibrobacter succinogenes:
GCCGAATCATCGAAGCCGGAGATGATGTAGAAAAATTCATCTTCTTTCGAAGCTTTAAAAAAACTATCTTTGTAAAGCAAAAGCTTCTTGTTAAACCTCGCTGCCCAAGCAATGATTTTCAGGCAACGAACCTTGAGTCTCAACATGAACCAATTTGAACTTTTAAAAACGTCGAAGAAATCCAAGGCCCGTCTGGGTGTTTTGCATACCGACCACGGCGACATCCAAACGCCGATTTTTATGCCGGTGGGCACCGAAGCGACCGTAAAGGCCGTAACGCCCGCACAACTGAAAGAAGACATCAAGGCCCAGATAATCCTCGCCAACACGTACCACTTGTACCTGCGCCCCACAACGCCAAAAATCGCTGCAGCAGGCGGCATCCACAAGTTCATGAGCTGGAACGGCCCGGTGCTCACGGACAGCGGTGGATTCCAGGTGTGGAGCTTGAAAGAACTTCGCAAGATTAAGCCCGAAGGCGTTGAATTCAGAAGCATTCTCGACGGTTCCAAGCACTTTTTTAGCCCGGCCAGCGTGATGAACGCCCAGCGCGAAATCGGCGCCGACATCATCATGGCGCTCGACGAATGCACACCGTACCCGAGCACCGTCAAGGAAGCGGAACACAGCTTAAATTACACGCTCCGCTGGACCGCCGAAGCTATGGAATGGCTCAAGGAACACCCGCCCATTCACGGGTACGATCAGCAGTTCTTTGGCATTATCCAGGGCGGCATGCACACGCATTTGCGCAAACAGGCCATCGAACGCATTGCTGAGCTCGGCCCCGACGGCTACGCCATGGGCGGACTTTCTGTGGGCGAACCGACCGAAACAATGTACGAGATTGCGGACTTCTGCACGGACTATTTGCCCACAGACCACCCGCGCTATGTGATGGGCGTCGGAACGCCGTGGAACTTGTTGGAATTGATTGGTCGCGGCGTCGATATGTTCGACTGCGTGATGCCCACGCGCAACGCCCGTAATGGCATGCTATTCACCAGCGAAGGCGTTCTCCGCTACAAGGCTGCCCGCCACGCCGAGGAATACGACAAGCCAGTAGACCCGAATTGCGACTGCTACTGCTGCCGTAACTTTAGCCGCGCCTACTTGCGCCACCTGCACCATGCCGGCGAA
This window encodes:
- the tgt gene encoding tRNA guanosine(34) transglycosylase Tgt, encoding MNQFELLKTSKKSKARLGVLHTDHGDIQTPIFMPVGTEATVKAVTPAQLKEDIKAQIILANTYHLYLRPTTPKIAAAGGIHKFMSWNGPVLTDSGGFQVWSLKELRKIKPEGVEFRSILDGSKHFFSPASVMNAQREIGADIIMALDECTPYPSTVKEAEHSLNYTLRWTAEAMEWLKEHPPIHGYDQQFFGIIQGGMHTHLRKQAIERIAELGPDGYAMGGLSVGEPTETMYEIADFCTDYLPTDHPRYVMGVGTPWNLLELIGRGVDMFDCVMPTRNARNGMLFTSEGVLRYKAARHAEEYDKPVDPNCDCYCCRNFSRAYLRHLHHAGESLGYTLASIHNLHFYLHLMQEAKDHLANDTFEEWAKAKCEVLQRNLE